From the Actinomycetota bacterium genome, one window contains:
- a CDS encoding DUF350 domain-containing protein — MDSEQLKECEDSVEVQKHREFRKAAIVVGSGFVFMFVLCLISPYFQPEADPLGFIAKMIWSSGLATLAVVTIISLVCAFNWVTKHDWWEELKQGNLAVAYVIAGACVSIGLALSGIL, encoded by the coding sequence ATGGATTCCGAACAACTAAAAGAGTGCGAGGATTCGGTCGAGGTCCAAAAGCACCGCGAATTTCGTAAGGCGGCTATCGTAGTCGGTAGCGGTTTTGTGTTTATGTTCGTCCTTTGTCTCATCAGTCCATATTTTCAACCCGAGGCAGATCCACTCGGGTTCATAGCGAAAATGATTTGGTCATCGGGCCTGGCTACTTTGGCGGTAGTCACAATTATCAGCCTCGTATGCGCTTTCAACTGGGTGACGAAACATGATTGGTGGGAAGAACTCAAACAGGGCAACCTTGCCGTGGCCTATGTCATTGCTGGGGCTTGTGTGTCTATCGGTCTTGCTCTTTCCGGGATTCTGTGA
- a CDS encoding DUF5309 family protein, whose product MDEIGKAMSDIRSKFGSAETLNGPVARWLEEEDYPDAVTATLSDYAGTPTLTISGNLQNAAVSKESIRRCIRVGTILERQSDGAQLKVSSVAGIDDAAAPWVCTGAAYGNSTLSNDGGAVTWDILHEVWSDFKDADETRMLTRTTREVGSQICAETFEIGKTRENTSYEIVGDETEHQVAALIRKMRRQEAKTLLRMRPYYNAGFKFGNATEEPTLCGLFTWPIIVQAEAANTNVYKNLSGGQLYKSHLDDLAEAMWLEENAEFQTGDWWIVCHPKVHKQIHDFDNVYREMTKGDTSIGFKVSTFDAKIGKAFPIVSDQYVRPDVIGIVNFKNMKVGYYANDKFDRKELQTQGRYRRWLVSWQVYGVIARKPRQIGMIYGAATS is encoded by the coding sequence ATGGATGAGATTGGGAAAGCCATGTCAGACATCCGGTCCAAGTTTGGAAGCGCAGAAACGCTCAATGGGCCGGTGGCTCGATGGTTGGAGGAAGAAGATTATCCCGACGCAGTAACCGCCACATTATCGGACTACGCTGGCACGCCGACGCTGACGATTTCCGGTAATTTGCAGAATGCCGCGGTATCAAAGGAATCAATCCGGCGTTGCATTCGTGTGGGCACAATCCTTGAGCGGCAGAGCGACGGGGCGCAACTGAAAGTATCGTCAGTTGCAGGGATCGACGATGCAGCCGCGCCCTGGGTATGCACTGGAGCCGCTTATGGCAACTCCACATTGTCGAACGATGGCGGCGCGGTGACATGGGACATTCTCCATGAGGTGTGGTCGGATTTCAAGGATGCGGACGAAACCCGGATGTTGACGCGGACGACTCGGGAAGTTGGTTCACAAATCTGCGCGGAGACCTTCGAGATTGGGAAAACCCGGGAAAATACCTCATATGAGATTGTAGGCGATGAAACGGAACATCAGGTTGCGGCATTGATCCGCAAGATGCGCCGACAGGAGGCCAAGACTCTTCTACGTATGCGACCGTACTACAATGCAGGATTCAAGTTTGGGAATGCAACTGAAGAGCCGACGCTTTGCGGTCTTTTCACGTGGCCGATAATCGTCCAGGCTGAAGCCGCGAACACGAATGTGTACAAGAATCTTTCCGGCGGACAACTCTACAAGTCCCACCTTGACGATTTGGCAGAGGCCATGTGGCTGGAGGAAAACGCGGAGTTTCAAACGGGCGACTGGTGGATTGTATGTCATCCAAAGGTTCACAAGCAGATCCACGATTTCGACAACGTGTACCGTGAGATGACCAAGGGTGATACCTCAATCGGTTTCAAGGTGTCCACGTTCGACGCGAAGATCGGGAAGGCATTCCCGATTGTTTCCGACCAGTATGTCCGCCCGGACGTAATCGGCATCGTCAACTTCAAGAACATGAAGGTCGGATACTATGCCAATGACAAGTTTGACCGGAAGGAACTCCAAACACAAGGGCGTTATCGGAGGTGGTTGGTTTCTTGGCAGGTTTACGGTGTCATCGCGCGCAAACCGCGCCAAATCGGCATGATCTACGGAGCAGCCACAAGCTAG